The [Flavobacterium] thermophilum genome has a segment encoding these proteins:
- the ltaS1 gene encoding Lipoteichoic acid synthase 1, translating into MKTIGKKLLTKCRSLPNQYIGFFILAVLLFWLKTYVAYLAEFNLGISNSMQEFLLFINPISSAVFFLGLALLAKETRVYKWLIIINFVLSFILYANIVYYRFFSDFITFPTLTQTKNFGDLGRSIWELLRWYDVFYFLDTIILAVIVFSKRFSLPEVQAGRFKKGAIFASAILMFSINLALAETDRPQLLTRTFDRKYIVKYLGVYNYLIYDAFQSMKSSTQRAFANKSDITTVRNYVQATYAKPNPKYFGVAKGKNVIYIHLESLQNFVINYKLNGEEVTPFLNSLTRDPNTFYFDNFFHQTGQGKTSDAEFMLENSLYGLPQGAVFTTKGQNTYHAAPAILRQYGYTSAVFHGNYKSFWNRDEIYKSFGFDHFFDASYYDMNDEDVLNYGLKDKPFFRESIPLLETLKEPFYVKFITLSNHFPYPISEEDATIPPATTGDGSVDRYFQTARYLDEAVKEFFDYLKKSGLYDRSVIILYGDHYGISENHNKAMSQILGKEITPYEHAQLQRVPLFIHVPGIKGGVIHEFGGQIDLLPTLLHLLGIDTKNYVHFGTDLLSPDHQEIIPFRNGDFVTPTVTAVNGKYYDTKTGEPLEETPEIQRLEQIIRTKLDLSDKVVYGDLLRFYTPKGFKPIDPSKYDYNKRENEEGSAQ; encoded by the coding sequence GTGAAAACGATTGGAAAGAAATTGTTGACAAAATGCCGTTCTCTCCCTAACCAATATATTGGTTTTTTTATTTTGGCGGTGCTCTTGTTTTGGCTGAAGACGTATGTCGCCTATCTAGCGGAATTTAACCTTGGCATCAGCAACTCCATGCAGGAGTTTTTATTGTTCATCAACCCGATCAGCTCGGCGGTATTCTTCCTTGGGTTGGCGCTGTTGGCCAAGGAAACGCGTGTATACAAATGGCTCATTATTATTAATTTCGTTTTATCGTTCATTCTATACGCCAATATCGTTTATTATCGTTTTTTCAGCGATTTTATTACATTCCCGACGTTGACGCAAACGAAAAACTTCGGCGATCTCGGCAGAAGCATTTGGGAGTTGCTCCGCTGGTATGACGTGTTCTATTTCTTGGATACGATCATTTTGGCGGTGATCGTTTTCTCGAAGCGATTCTCGCTCCCGGAAGTGCAGGCCGGCCGATTCAAAAAAGGCGCCATTTTCGCTTCGGCCATTCTGATGTTCAGCATCAACTTGGCGCTCGCTGAGACCGACCGCCCGCAGCTCTTGACAAGAACGTTCGACCGTAAATATATCGTCAAATATTTAGGCGTGTACAACTATTTGATTTACGATGCGTTCCAAAGCATGAAATCATCGACGCAGCGGGCGTTCGCAAACAAAAGCGACATCACGACTGTGCGGAACTATGTGCAGGCGACGTATGCCAAACCGAACCCGAAATATTTCGGCGTGGCGAAAGGGAAAAACGTCATTTACATTCATTTAGAATCGCTGCAAAACTTTGTGATTAACTATAAGTTGAACGGTGAAGAAGTCACCCCGTTCTTAAACTCGCTCACCCGCGATCCGAACACATTCTATTTCGATAACTTCTTCCATCAAACGGGTCAAGGGAAAACATCGGACGCAGAGTTTATGCTCGAAAACTCGCTCTATGGCCTGCCGCAAGGGGCCGTCTTCACGACGAAAGGGCAAAATACGTACCATGCGGCTCCTGCCATTTTGCGCCAATACGGTTACACAAGCGCGGTTTTCCACGGCAACTACAAATCGTTCTGGAACCGCGATGAAATTTACAAATCGTTCGGGTTCGATCATTTCTTTGACGCCAGCTACTATGATATGAACGACGAGGACGTCTTGAACTACGGGTTGAAAGACAAACCGTTCTTCCGGGAGTCGATCCCGCTGTTGGAAACGTTGAAAGAGCCGTTCTATGTGAAATTTATTACACTGTCGAACCACTTCCCGTACCCGATCAGCGAGGAAGATGCCACAATCCCGCCGGCAACGACGGGAGACGGCTCGGTCGACCGTTACTTCCAAACGGCCCGCTACTTGGATGAGGCCGTCAAAGAGTTCTTTGATTACTTGAAAAAATCCGGTCTGTACGACCGCTCGGTCATTATTTTGTACGGCGACCATTATGGCATTTCGGAAAATCACAACAAGGCCATGTCGCAAATTTTAGGCAAGGAAATCACGCCGTATGAACACGCCCAGTTACAACGAGTGCCGCTGTTCATCCATGTCCCAGGCATAAAAGGCGGCGTCATTCATGAATTCGGCGGCCAAATCGACTTGTTGCCGACTTTGCTGCATTTGCTTGGCATCGACACGAAAAATTACGTCCACTTCGGAACGGACTTGTTGTCGCCGGACCATCAAGAAATCATCCCGTTCCGCAACGGTGACTTCGTAACGCCAACCGTGACAGCGGTCAACGGCAAGTACTATGATACGAAAACGGGCGAGCCGCTTGAAGAAACGCCGGAGATTCAACGTCTCGAACAAATCATCCGCACGAAGCTCGACCTGTCGGATAAGGTTGTTTACGGCGATTTGCTCCGGTTCTACACTCCGAAAGGCTTCAAGCCGATCGACCCGTCGAAGTACGATTACAACAAACGCGAAAATGAAGAGGGAAGCGCACAATAA
- the aprX gene encoding Serine protease AprX — protein MFGYSIVQLARRHARRLDRPLRHQLVNMYKPMTRMPCIFHRWMERWLRKWRTVSVLIEVEGTEGVEALAKAERDHFRMKLHHHFRHVPIYSARVTPAALEQLLEHPKVKKVYLNRQVKALLNNAVPSANAKHVAVNGTELSGKGVTIAIVDTGIYPHPDLEGRIAAFVDFVNGRTAPYDDNGHGTHCAGDAAGNGRMSDGLYAGPAYEANVVGVKVLDRSGSGTLETIMRGIEWCIDYNEQNPAGRINIMSLSLGGEPQPFPTENDDPLVQVAERAWERGIVVCAAAGNEGPSYGTIASPGISDRIITVGALDDRDTAATRADDEVASFSSRGPTEYGVTKPDLVVPGVNIVSLRAPRSMLDKMNKQSRVGDHYMTMSGTSMATPICAGIVALMLQAKPTATPDEVKQALKDGADLWKGRDPNVYGAGYVNAKRAVELLLQR, from the coding sequence ATGTTTGGCTATTCGATCGTGCAACTCGCCCGCCGCCATGCGAGACGGCTTGACCGTCCGCTCCGTCATCAGCTTGTCAATATGTATAAACCGATGACGCGCATGCCGTGCATTTTTCACCGCTGGATGGAGCGGTGGTTGCGAAAATGGAGGACCGTTTCTGTTTTGATTGAGGTTGAAGGCACAGAGGGCGTTGAGGCGCTGGCCAAGGCGGAGCGGGATCATTTCCGTATGAAACTGCATCACCATTTCCGCCATGTCCCGATTTATAGCGCACGGGTGACGCCGGCAGCGCTTGAGCAGCTGCTCGAGCATCCGAAAGTGAAAAAAGTGTACCTCAACCGGCAGGTCAAGGCGCTGTTAAACAATGCGGTGCCATCGGCCAATGCCAAACATGTGGCTGTCAACGGGACGGAGTTAAGCGGAAAAGGAGTGACGATCGCCATTGTCGACACAGGCATTTACCCGCACCCGGACTTGGAGGGGAGGATTGCCGCCTTTGTCGATTTTGTCAATGGGCGCACGGCGCCGTATGATGACAACGGCCACGGTACGCACTGCGCCGGCGATGCGGCGGGAAATGGGCGCATGTCGGACGGGCTGTACGCCGGGCCGGCGTACGAGGCGAACGTCGTGGGCGTGAAAGTGCTCGACCGTTCAGGGAGCGGGACGTTGGAAACGATTATGCGCGGCATTGAATGGTGCATTGATTACAATGAACAAAACCCGGCGGGGCGGATCAACATTATGTCATTATCGCTCGGCGGAGAACCGCAGCCGTTTCCGACCGAAAATGACGACCCGCTCGTGCAAGTCGCGGAACGGGCGTGGGAGCGCGGCATTGTCGTCTGTGCGGCGGCAGGGAATGAAGGGCCGAGTTACGGCACAATTGCCAGTCCAGGTATCAGCGACCGCATCATTACAGTGGGAGCCCTTGATGACCGCGACACGGCAGCGACACGCGCAGACGATGAAGTGGCGTCGTTTTCGAGCCGGGGGCCGACGGAGTACGGAGTGACGAAACCGGATCTCGTTGTCCCGGGGGTGAATATCGTTTCGCTCCGCGCTCCGCGTTCCATGCTCGATAAAATGAATAAGCAAAGCCGGGTTGGCGACCATTACATGACAATGTCCGGCACATCGATGGCGACACCGATTTGCGCCGGCATTGTCGCGTTAATGCTTCAGGCGAAACCAACTGCGACGCCGGATGAGGTGAAACAGGCATTGAAAGACGGGGCCGATTTATGGAAAGGACGCGACCCGAACGTCTACGGAGCCGGCTATGTCAACGCCAAACGCGCTGTCGAGCTTCTGCTGCAGCGCTAG
- the cwlC_2 gene encoding Sporulation-specific N-acetylmuramoyl-L-alanine amidase — translation MVCPIMDVIPIIHCGDEHEYRLKNFIPLNLTGMGSDTGAVGNGLQEKDITLSIALEMRRLLQSEYEGVLIQLSRTSDETVPLEERTDRANQWGADLYVSIHVNAGGGTGYEDYIYNRLDDDSVTARIRDAIHEEVVKATGFRDRGKKKANFHVLRETVMPAVLTENGFIDRKEDAEKLNDTQFLRTVARGHVNGMARALDLTKNQTSF, via the coding sequence TTGGTATGCCCAATAATGGATGTGATCCCCATCATTCACTGCGGGGATGAACACGAGTATCGTCTTAAAAATTTTATACCGCTAAACTTGACGGGTATGGGGAGCGACACTGGCGCAGTCGGCAACGGGCTGCAGGAGAAAGATATTACGTTATCGATTGCGCTTGAGATGCGCCGCCTGTTGCAAAGCGAGTACGAAGGGGTTTTGATCCAGCTGAGCCGCACGAGCGATGAAACGGTGCCGCTTGAGGAGCGGACCGATCGGGCCAATCAATGGGGGGCGGATTTATACGTGTCGATTCATGTGAATGCCGGTGGCGGCACGGGGTATGAAGATTATATTTATAATCGGCTTGATGACGATTCGGTAACAGCCCGCATCCGCGATGCCATTCATGAAGAAGTCGTCAAGGCTACAGGATTTCGCGACCGTGGGAAAAAGAAAGCAAACTTCCATGTGCTGCGCGAAACAGTGATGCCGGCGGTGCTCACGGAGAATGGATTTATTGATCGAAAAGAGGATGCAGAAAAATTGAATGACACCCAGTTTTTGCGAACAGTCGCCCGTGGGCATGTGAATGGAATGGCACGGGCATTGGATCTGACAAAAAATCAAACCTCTTTTTAA
- the ktrB_2 gene encoding Ktr system potassium uptake protein B, whose translation MPMNPKGKFFDPPKILVSGFALIILIGALLLMLPVATVDGKGLPFLDALFTATSATCVTGLVVVDTGTTFTLFGQLVILALIQVGGLGFMTFATLFAFLFGKRISLKERLILQEALNNLTIEGIVRLVKRIFLFTVVIEGIGGVLLSIRFAFDMPLGRAIYFGFFHAISNFNNAGFDLMGEFRSLTGYVDDPVVSLVVPILIILGGIGFIVMNEVYEYRQTRRLSLHTKVVAITTAWLLVASMALILLLEWNNPKTMGPLSLSGKFLSAFYQAVTPRTAGSNTLNIPDLTQPTLFLIVFLMFVGASPGSTGGGIKTTTFTTLLGAVWSQIRGKEDVILFRKRIVYDTVYKSLTVTMSGLFVVMLVTMVLTITEKGKDFFMILFEATSAFGTVGLSMGLTPELSPLGKAIIIFTMFAGRVGPLTIAYAVTLRRQPDPFRYPKGKMMIG comes from the coding sequence ATGCCAATGAATCCGAAAGGCAAATTTTTTGATCCGCCGAAAATTCTCGTGTCCGGATTTGCGCTCATTATTTTGATTGGAGCGCTGCTGTTGATGCTTCCTGTTGCGACCGTGGATGGAAAGGGGTTGCCGTTTTTAGACGCGCTGTTTACAGCGACTTCCGCGACGTGCGTAACTGGACTTGTTGTCGTCGACACCGGGACGACGTTTACCCTGTTTGGCCAGCTTGTCATTTTGGCGCTCATTCAAGTCGGTGGGCTCGGATTTATGACGTTTGCGACGCTGTTTGCCTTTTTGTTTGGCAAACGCATTTCGTTGAAAGAACGGCTCATCCTCCAAGAGGCGCTCAATAATTTGACGATCGAGGGCATCGTTCGGCTCGTCAAACGCATTTTCCTTTTTACTGTTGTGATTGAAGGGATCGGCGGGGTGTTGCTCTCAATCCGCTTTGCCTTTGACATGCCGCTCGGCCGGGCGATTTACTTTGGCTTTTTCCATGCGATTTCGAATTTTAACAACGCCGGGTTTGATTTAATGGGTGAGTTCCGCAGCTTGACCGGCTATGTGGACGATCCGGTCGTCAGCCTTGTTGTGCCGATTTTGATTATTTTAGGCGGAATCGGCTTTATTGTCATGAATGAAGTGTACGAGTATAGGCAGACGCGCCGCCTTTCCCTTCATACGAAGGTCGTCGCCATTACGACGGCATGGCTGCTAGTAGCCAGCATGGCGCTGATATTGCTGCTGGAGTGGAACAATCCGAAGACGATGGGGCCGCTGTCGCTCTCAGGCAAGTTTCTGTCCGCGTTTTACCAAGCGGTCACTCCGAGAACGGCGGGCTCGAATACGCTTAACATCCCGGATTTGACGCAACCGACGCTGTTTTTGATCGTTTTTCTCATGTTTGTCGGCGCTTCCCCGGGTTCGACGGGCGGAGGAATCAAAACAACGACATTTACGACCTTGCTCGGCGCGGTTTGGTCGCAAATTCGCGGGAAGGAAGACGTCATTTTGTTCCGAAAACGAATTGTCTACGATACGGTATACAAGTCGCTGACCGTGACGATGAGCGGATTGTTTGTCGTCATGCTTGTGACGATGGTGTTGACGATTACCGAAAAGGGAAAAGACTTTTTCATGATTTTATTCGAAGCGACATCGGCGTTTGGGACTGTTGGACTATCGATGGGATTAACCCCTGAATTGTCTCCGCTTGGAAAAGCGATCATTATTTTCACGATGTTTGCCGGCCGCGTAGGCCCGTTGACGATCGCTTATGCGGTCACGCTGCGCCGTCAGCCCGATCCGTTCCGCTATCCGAAAGGGAAAATGATGATTGGATGA